A window from Kovacikia minuta CCNUW1 encodes these proteins:
- a CDS encoding TIGR02466 family protein, translating to MSHSPQWSLSCHNLFPTPLFVFSLENHEGLNLQLLELIGQLKRSDPGYTASNVLGWHSRGNLFELKEMQPFKELVDRAIAEVAQVTGYSGVKITPANCWANVNPKYASNKIHDHANCLFSGVYYVKTPPKCGELMFYDPRSARTFYKPLVSDFTAYTADAISHVAEAGLLLIFPSWLKHGVEPNLSDEERVSISFNYIFG from the coding sequence ATGTCGCACTCACCTCAGTGGTCGCTTTCCTGCCATAATCTTTTTCCAACACCATTATTTGTTTTTAGTTTAGAGAACCATGAAGGGCTTAATCTTCAACTTTTGGAGCTGATTGGTCAGCTAAAGCGTTCGGACCCCGGTTATACCGCTTCTAATGTATTGGGTTGGCACAGTAGGGGTAATCTGTTTGAGCTGAAGGAAATGCAGCCCTTTAAGGAGCTTGTGGATCGGGCGATCGCAGAGGTTGCCCAGGTAACGGGTTATTCAGGTGTCAAAATTACCCCAGCTAATTGTTGGGCGAACGTAAATCCAAAGTACGCCAGTAATAAAATTCATGACCATGCAAACTGTCTTTTTAGTGGGGTTTACTATGTGAAAACCCCACCGAAATGCGGTGAGCTAATGTTTTACGATCCTCGAAGTGCAAGGACTTTTTATAAACCCCTCGTTAGCGATTTCACAGCCTATACCGCTGATGCAATTTCCCATGTGGCAGAAGCAGGGTTATTACTTATCTTTCCCAGTTGGTTAAAGCACGGGGTGGAGCCAAATTTAAGTGACGAAGAAAGGGTAAGCATTAGTTTTAACTACATTTTTGGCTGA
- a CDS encoding transposase: MTIAQREQQIHRVKAVSFQPELDEALEQALREAVISAVKITLESALKEELKAELAKMGDDRPRRSGYFQRRLDTQYGQVKDLRVPKLRERNPEREWQILQRYQRGLGNLLNWLCCLYVMGLSLRDLQEALYFLIGHVLSRSAVNQVTLQIQQHLDTRRLAPIGKTPAILIVDGVWVEIQYTREAFKLDRAGHLRQSRQAEERVILAVLAVWEDGSYEILHYEIASDEGEAEWEALFEHLIARGLQADAVKLVVSDGSLGLPKALKKTLPQAQQQRCITHKIRGIERYLSYEDLPKTDEQEQPLKREDAKRQRRFEIASEAYQIYNAETLEQARQRLEQFITKWETQEPKAIQVFQRDLELTLTFYQFAPNLHRHIRTTNHLERLFREFRTKSDEIGAFPHETSCLTVFFLVIERDHAKHDRKTVAKNS; this comes from the coding sequence ATGACCATAGCCCAACGAGAACAACAAATCCATCGAGTCAAAGCCGTCAGTTTTCAACCTGAACTGGATGAGGCGTTAGAACAGGCCCTCAGAGAGGCCGTCATCAGTGCCGTCAAAATCACCTTGGAGAGCGCACTGAAAGAGGAACTCAAGGCAGAACTAGCCAAAATGGGAGACGATCGACCTCGACGTTCCGGGTATTTTCAACGGAGACTCGATACCCAGTATGGCCAGGTGAAGGATTTGCGAGTTCCGAAATTACGAGAACGCAACCCAGAACGAGAGTGGCAGATTCTCCAACGTTACCAACGGGGCTTAGGCAACCTGCTCAACTGGTTGTGTTGTTTGTATGTGATGGGACTGTCGTTGAGAGATTTGCAAGAGGCGCTATATTTTCTCATAGGACATGTGCTTTCCCGCAGTGCTGTGAACCAAGTCACCCTCCAGATTCAGCAACACTTAGACACTCGTCGCTTAGCCCCGATTGGCAAAACCCCTGCGATATTAATCGTCGATGGGGTGTGGGTAGAGATTCAATATACCCGAGAAGCGTTTAAGCTAGACCGGGCAGGACATCTGCGACAAAGTCGGCAGGCCGAAGAACGGGTAATTTTGGCAGTTCTAGCCGTCTGGGAGGATGGGTCTTATGAAATCCTGCATTATGAGATTGCCTCCGACGAAGGAGAAGCAGAGTGGGAGGCCTTGTTTGAGCATTTAATCGCCCGAGGACTGCAAGCCGATGCGGTGAAATTAGTGGTCAGTGATGGCAGTTTGGGATTGCCCAAGGCGTTGAAAAAGACCTTGCCCCAGGCCCAACAGCAACGCTGTATCACGCACAAAATCCGAGGGATTGAGCGCTATTTGAGTTATGAGGATTTGCCGAAAACCGATGAGCAGGAACAACCCCTGAAGCGGGAAGATGCCAAACGGCAGCGTCGATTTGAAATTGCCTCTGAGGCTTATCAAATCTACAATGCAGAGACTTTGGAGCAGGCAAGGCAACGGTTAGAGCAATTCATCACCAAATGGGAAACACAAGAACCCAAAGCCATCCAAGTCTTTCAACGCGATCTAGAGTTGACCCTGACTTTCTATCAATTTGCACCAAACCTGCATCGGCATATTCGCACCACTAATCATTTGGAGCGGCTATTTCGAGAATTTCGCACCAAGTCAGATGAAATTGGGGCATTCCCGCATGAAACGAGTTGCCTCACTGTCTTTTTCCTCGTGATTGAGCGTGATCATGCCAAACATGACCGTAAAACCGTGGCGAAAAATTCGTGA
- a CDS encoding FKBP-type peptidyl-prolyl cis-trans isomerase: MKEILISLGVIFVCFLLLIVSQISGNQNEAIAGELQKSNADPAIETVVPTQGTSPAQTLVAEAAPPLAQTNTGEKAVTTTPSGLKYTDLVEGTGASPQTGQKVTVHYTGTLEDGTKFDSSRDRNQPFEFKIGVGQVIKGWDEGVSTMKVGGRRELIIPPDLGYGARGIGPIPPNSTLLFDVELLKVS; encoded by the coding sequence GTGAAAGAAATTCTAATCAGCTTAGGAGTCATCTTTGTTTGTTTCCTGCTGCTCATCGTGTCCCAAATAAGCGGGAACCAAAATGAAGCCATTGCTGGTGAATTGCAAAAGAGCAATGCAGACCCCGCCATCGAAACGGTTGTCCCAACCCAGGGCACTTCCCCCGCCCAAACCCTTGTAGCAGAAGCTGCGCCCCCCCTAGCCCAAACCAACACAGGAGAGAAAGCTGTGACTACAACCCCTTCCGGTTTGAAGTACACCGATCTGGTCGAAGGGACTGGAGCCTCTCCCCAAACCGGACAAAAAGTTACCGTTCACTACACGGGTACGTTAGAAGATGGCACCAAGTTTGACAGTTCCCGCGATCGCAACCAACCCTTTGAATTCAAAATTGGGGTTGGGCAAGTCATCAAAGGATGGGATGAAGGCGTTAGCACCATGAAAGTGGGTGGTCGCCGTGAACTCATTATCCCTCCAGATTTAGGCTACGGTGCGCGGGGTATCGGTCCAATTCCCCCCAATTCCACATTGCTATTTGATGTAGAATTACTCAAGGTTAGCTAA
- a CDS encoding HAD family hydrolase yields MSKLQALIFDVDGTLADTERDGHRVAFNRAFAEAELDWDWSVEQYQKLLAIAGGKERIKAYIDQYCPNFAPPRDFPNWVARLHQAKTHHYRQLVATGKIPLRPGVKRLIEEARNQGIKLAIATTSAPDNVTALLETNLAPDSPTWFEVIAAGDMVPNKKPAPDIYEYALQALNLRPEECLAIEDSYQGLKSATQAGIKTVITCNGYTQNDNFSGAALVLNHLGEPELPFQIIVGSSGTTTYFNVALAQSLLESEGRK; encoded by the coding sequence ATGTCCAAACTCCAAGCCCTGATCTTTGACGTTGATGGAACACTGGCGGATACCGAACGGGATGGACACCGTGTGGCCTTTAATCGGGCATTTGCTGAGGCAGAATTAGACTGGGATTGGTCGGTGGAACAGTATCAGAAGTTGCTGGCGATCGCCGGGGGGAAGGAACGAATCAAAGCATACATCGACCAATACTGTCCAAATTTTGCCCCACCCCGCGATTTTCCTAATTGGGTTGCTAGACTACATCAGGCAAAAACTCATCACTATCGGCAGCTGGTAGCGACGGGAAAAATTCCCTTACGTCCAGGGGTGAAACGATTAATTGAGGAAGCTCGCAATCAGGGAATCAAACTGGCGATCGCCACAACCAGCGCCCCCGATAACGTAACGGCATTGCTAGAGACAAACCTTGCGCCCGACAGTCCCACCTGGTTTGAGGTAATCGCCGCCGGAGACATGGTGCCAAACAAAAAGCCTGCCCCTGATATTTATGAATACGCATTGCAGGCACTTAATTTACGACCAGAAGAATGTCTGGCGATCGAAGACTCCTATCAGGGTTTAAAGTCCGCAACTCAAGCAGGAATCAAAACCGTCATTACCTGCAATGGTTATACCCAAAATGATAATTTCTCCGGTGCGGCCCTCGTTCTAAACCATTTAGGTGAACCCGAGTTACCCTTTCAAATCATTGTCGGTTCATCTGGAACAACGACCTATTTTAATGTCGCCCTGGCACAGTCTTTACTGGAGAGCGAAGGGAGGAAGTAG
- a CDS encoding AI-2E family transporter — protein MSLGKWIGFLALAASLYILWEIRQILLLVFAAVVLANSLNLLAQWFQKKGLRRSGAVLLSVLFMLLAIVIFVWLIVPPFTQQFQELFVLVPKGINQLNNQIEQWLNQMPRQFSPYLPSVDNLIQQAQPFVNRVLSSSVAFFSTSLGSILNFLLVVVWGLMLLVNPLAYRQGFIRVFPSFYRRRVDAILLECEIALGRWIIGALISMGVVAVFSWIGLVAIGVPAALAQGVLSGLLNFIPNLGPTFSVVPPMLISLLDPHTPILKALLVLGLYILIQQLESNLLTPYVMAQQVSLLPALTLLGQVFFATLFGFLGLLLAIPLMVVCQIWIRRVLIEDVMDHWGNSGDGRELAAEIAVSEAEIIHTSSTVTDSKRQKDQEKLERGSEADREGLGNREQGTEDRGT, from the coding sequence ATGAGTTTGGGAAAGTGGATTGGTTTTTTAGCATTGGCAGCCTCGCTGTATATCCTCTGGGAAATCCGGCAGATTTTGTTGCTCGTTTTTGCCGCGGTTGTACTGGCAAATAGTCTTAATCTGTTGGCGCAGTGGTTTCAGAAAAAAGGCCTGCGGCGATCGGGCGCGGTGCTGCTGTCGGTGCTTTTTATGCTGCTGGCGATCGTCATCTTTGTCTGGCTGATTGTGCCCCCATTTACCCAGCAATTTCAGGAACTATTTGTGCTGGTGCCAAAGGGAATCAACCAGTTGAATAACCAGATTGAGCAATGGCTCAACCAGATGCCCAGACAGTTCAGCCCCTACCTACCCAGTGTTGATAATTTAATTCAGCAGGCTCAACCTTTTGTAAACCGAGTGTTAAGTAGTTCAGTGGCATTCTTCTCCACTTCTCTGGGCAGTATCCTAAATTTTCTGCTGGTGGTTGTCTGGGGACTAATGCTACTGGTCAACCCACTTGCCTATCGCCAGGGTTTTATCCGAGTGTTCCCTTCTTTCTATCGCCGTCGAGTTGATGCAATCCTCCTGGAGTGTGAGATTGCCCTGGGACGGTGGATTATTGGTGCTCTAATTAGCATGGGTGTGGTTGCCGTCTTTAGCTGGATCGGATTGGTTGCCATTGGGGTTCCAGCAGCACTGGCGCAGGGGGTTCTTTCGGGGTTGCTCAACTTTATCCCTAACCTTGGTCCCACATTTAGCGTGGTTCCACCCATGCTCATTTCCCTCCTGGACCCGCATACTCCCATTCTCAAAGCGCTGCTGGTTCTTGGTCTTTATATTCTGATCCAGCAGTTGGAAAGTAATTTGTTAACGCCCTACGTGATGGCGCAACAGGTTTCTCTACTACCAGCTTTGACCCTTCTGGGACAGGTCTTTTTTGCCACCTTATTTGGTTTTCTGGGACTGTTACTGGCAATCCCTTTGATGGTTGTCTGCCAGATCTGGATACGCAGAGTGTTAATTGAGGATGTGATGGATCACTGGGGAAATTCAGGTGACGGTAGGGAGCTTGCCGCAGAAATCGCTGTGTCCGAAGCCGAAATTATCCATACCTCATCCACCGTTACGGATTCAAAAAGACAAAAAGACCAGGAAAAGTTGGAGCGAGGCAGCGAGGCAGACCGGGAGGGATTAGGAAACAGGGAACAGGGAACAGAGGATAGGGGAACCTGA
- a CDS encoding sensor histidine kinase → MVESLRSFLDPYGFIPHGHCYLWKPELVWLHLVSDGAIALAYFSIPLTLLYFISRRKDIPFNWIFCMFGAFILACGTGHLMDIWTLWHPNYWTAGLIKACTAVISVITAMELIPLVPQALALPKPAELEAANRELEAAMRQLQQTQIQLIQTEKMSGLGQLVASIAHEINNPINFIHGNLTHTKEYTQDLLKLLQLYQQSYPHPTPAIQAEIAARDLDFLKEDLPKMLASMRIGTERIRQLVSSLRNFSRVDEAEKKPVNIHEGIDSTLLILHNRLKPRLDRSGIQVEKTYGQIPLVECFAGQLNQVFMNVLSNAIDALELSPKFALASDAKTSSLNLAQTQNFPSIRIQTEVVEQNWVLIQISDNGMGMTEQVRESVFEPFFTTKPVGKGTGLGLSISQQIVVKKHGGQITCLSVLEEGTTFQIKIPIHQSEEIRTVKAKPVFHTSNQLNLT, encoded by the coding sequence ATGGTGGAATCACTTAGAAGTTTCTTAGATCCATACGGTTTTATTCCCCACGGGCACTGCTATCTGTGGAAGCCGGAACTGGTCTGGTTGCATCTAGTTTCCGATGGGGCGATCGCCCTTGCCTACTTCTCCATCCCTTTAACCCTGCTGTACTTCATTTCCAGGCGCAAAGACATTCCCTTTAACTGGATTTTCTGCATGTTTGGGGCATTTATTCTTGCCTGTGGTACTGGGCACCTAATGGATATCTGGACTCTGTGGCACCCAAACTACTGGACTGCTGGATTAATTAAAGCCTGTACGGCAGTTATTTCAGTTATTACTGCGATGGAGTTGATTCCCTTAGTCCCCCAGGCGCTGGCGTTGCCGAAGCCTGCCGAGTTAGAAGCAGCCAACCGGGAATTGGAAGCAGCCATGCGGCAACTGCAACAAACCCAAATTCAACTCATTCAAACAGAAAAAATGTCGGGTCTGGGGCAGTTGGTTGCCAGTATTGCCCACGAAATCAACAACCCAATCAATTTTATCCACGGCAACTTGACCCATACCAAAGAGTACACTCAGGATCTATTGAAATTGCTGCAACTCTATCAGCAATCCTATCCCCACCCGACTCCGGCGATTCAAGCAGAAATTGCAGCCAGGGATCTGGACTTTCTAAAAGAGGATTTGCCGAAAATGTTGGCTTCAATGCGAATTGGAACCGAGCGGATTCGTCAGTTGGTTTCGTCGTTGCGGAACTTTTCCCGGGTTGATGAAGCCGAGAAAAAACCGGTCAATATTCATGAGGGCATCGACAGTACCCTGTTGATTTTGCATAATCGCCTTAAACCCCGATTGGATCGATCGGGTATTCAGGTAGAAAAAACCTATGGTCAAATTCCTCTGGTAGAGTGTTTCGCTGGGCAACTCAACCAGGTGTTTATGAATGTTCTCAGTAACGCGATCGATGCCCTGGAATTAAGTCCAAAGTTTGCCCTCGCATCTGATGCAAAAACCAGTTCCCTTAACCTGGCACAAACTCAGAACTTTCCCAGCATTCGGATTCAGACGGAGGTGGTTGAGCAAAACTGGGTTCTGATCCAAATTTCAGATAATGGAATGGGGATGACCGAACAGGTGAGGGAAAGTGTTTTTGAGCCATTTTTTACCACGAAACCGGTGGGCAAAGGAACGGGGCTAGGGTTATCAATTAGTCAGCAAATTGTAGTTAAAAAACATGGGGGGCAGATTACCTGTCTTTCGGTACTTGAGGAGGGAACTACGTTTCAGATCAAAATTCCGATTCATCAATCGGAAGAAATTCGGACGGTAAAAGCAAAACCCGTTTTTCACACCTCTAATCAGTTAAACCTGACCTAA
- a CDS encoding ATP-dependent metallopeptidase FtsH/Yme1/Tma family protein — protein sequence MPVETNKGPSLKAPKPRQFGGGLLILITLLLVLNFVIPSFGPRPPQIAYSDFVTQVQAGKVDRALVSNDRIEFTMKPDPEYPGC from the coding sequence ATGCCTGTTGAAACCAATAAAGGACCCTCCCTCAAAGCGCCAAAACCGCGGCAGTTTGGGGGCGGGCTATTAATCCTAATCACGTTGCTCCTGGTGCTGAACTTCGTGATTCCCAGTTTTGGTCCCCGTCCTCCCCAGATTGCCTATAGTGACTTTGTTACCCAGGTACAGGCAGGCAAAGTAGACCGGGCACTGGTCAGTAATGACCGAATCGAGTTTACGATGAAACCCGACCCCGAATACCCCGGCTGCTGA
- the ftsH gene encoding ATP-dependent zinc metalloprotease FtsH, whose translation MGTLLSWVVPPLIFFGIWGWLLNRQGGGGPAALTVGKSKARIYSEGSTGVKFADVAGVDEAKAELQEIVDFLKNADKYTRLGAKIPKGVLVVGPPGTGKTLLAKAVAGEASVPFFSISGSEFIELFVGVGASRVRDLFDQAKQQAPCIVFIDELDALGKSRGNNAMFGGNDEREQTLNQLLTEMDGFDANTGVIIIAATNRPEVLDPALRRPGRFDRQVVVDRPDKIGREAILKVHARNVKLADDVNLGTIAIRTPGFAGADLANLVNEAALLAARNNRQAVLMADFNEAIERVIAGLEKKSRVLNEQEKKRVAYHEVGHAIVGALMPGAGKVEKISIVPRGVGALGYTLQLPEEDRFLMGEDEIRGRIATLLGGRSSEELIFNNIVSTGASDDIQKATDLAERMVTLYGMSDYLGPVAFEKPQGQFLEGYSSPRRAVSPKVTEEIDQEVKDTVERAHHIALAILDKNRDLLEETAKELLNKEVLEGDSLRQRLSQAVAPAEMDNWLLTGKLPEGTALYQTTLA comes from the coding sequence ATCGGAACACTTCTCAGTTGGGTTGTGCCACCGCTCATCTTTTTTGGAATTTGGGGGTGGTTGCTTAACCGTCAGGGCGGCGGCGGTCCCGCAGCGTTGACTGTGGGCAAAAGCAAAGCCCGGATTTACTCTGAAGGCAGCACAGGGGTCAAGTTTGCTGATGTTGCTGGGGTAGATGAGGCAAAGGCAGAACTGCAAGAAATTGTGGATTTTCTCAAAAATGCCGACAAGTACACCCGTCTAGGAGCAAAGATCCCCAAAGGTGTACTGGTTGTTGGTCCCCCAGGAACGGGGAAAACGTTGCTGGCAAAGGCAGTCGCCGGAGAAGCCAGCGTTCCCTTTTTCAGCATCTCTGGCTCTGAGTTTATTGAACTCTTTGTCGGGGTGGGGGCTTCTCGTGTGCGGGATCTGTTTGATCAGGCAAAGCAGCAAGCTCCTTGTATTGTCTTCATTGACGAGTTAGACGCGTTGGGTAAATCGCGGGGCAACAATGCCATGTTTGGTGGGAACGACGAGCGTGAGCAAACCCTGAACCAATTGTTGACGGAAATGGATGGGTTTGATGCGAACACTGGGGTGATTATCATTGCTGCCACCAACCGTCCTGAAGTGCTTGACCCGGCATTGCGTCGTCCCGGTCGGTTCGATCGCCAGGTGGTGGTCGATCGCCCCGACAAAATTGGGCGGGAAGCCATTCTTAAGGTGCATGCTCGCAATGTAAAACTGGCGGATGATGTCAACCTGGGCACGATCGCCATTCGCACACCTGGATTCGCTGGAGCCGATCTGGCAAATCTGGTGAATGAAGCAGCCCTGCTGGCAGCTCGCAACAATCGTCAGGCAGTCCTGATGGCAGATTTCAATGAAGCGATCGAACGGGTGATTGCTGGGCTGGAGAAAAAATCCCGTGTCCTGAATGAACAGGAGAAAAAGCGGGTAGCGTATCACGAAGTCGGACACGCGATCGTCGGTGCCCTGATGCCCGGTGCCGGGAAGGTGGAAAAGATTTCCATTGTGCCGCGTGGGGTGGGTGCCCTGGGTTATACGTTGCAATTACCAGAGGAAGATCGCTTCCTGATGGGTGAAGACGAAATTCGGGGACGGATTGCCACTTTACTGGGTGGTCGATCTTCTGAAGAATTAATCTTCAACAATATTGTGTCCACGGGAGCCAGCGATGATATCCAGAAAGCAACCGACCTGGCGGAACGGATGGTTACCCTTTACGGCATGAGTGACTATCTTGGCCCCGTTGCCTTTGAGAAACCCCAGGGACAATTCCTGGAAGGCTACAGTTCTCCTCGTCGGGCGGTGAGTCCCAAGGTAACGGAAGAAATCGACCAGGAGGTGAAGGACACGGTTGAGCGTGCGCACCATATTGCCCTGGCAATTCTGGACAAAAACCGGGATTTGTTAGAAGAAACGGCAAAGGAACTTCTGAACAAGGAAGTTTTGGAAGGCGACTCCCTTCGGCAACGGCTTAGTCAAGCAGTTGCCCCCGCCGAGATGGATAACTGGCTTCTAACGGGCAAATTACCCGAAGGAACCGCCCTGTACCAAACCACTTTAGCCTAG
- a CDS encoding cytochrome b/b6 domain-containing protein, with protein MKLTQPYQPLLLRILHGLTGLFLMAAILTAFWTYDTYDGRWGRIPLPPYKDIEGVHGTFGLWTLLIFPAFVIYAFHRGQKRLVQPDSFTTLTQLGTPSWWYTLNRLTNTVALLALTFALFSGKMMDETWLPKGELNHAWYYAHLIGWVIMVAAIALHLLMECKSWGSTVVAIYAELAVSR; from the coding sequence ATGAAATTGACCCAACCCTACCAACCGCTTCTCCTTCGTATTCTGCACGGACTCACGGGGCTGTTTTTAATGGCTGCAATTTTGACCGCTTTCTGGACTTACGACACCTATGATGGTCGCTGGGGGAGAATTCCACTGCCGCCTTATAAAGATATTGAAGGAGTGCATGGAACGTTTGGTTTGTGGACGTTACTGATCTTTCCTGCATTCGTGATCTACGCCTTCCATCGAGGGCAGAAACGGCTCGTTCAGCCTGACTCGTTCACAACGCTGACACAACTTGGGACACCCAGTTGGTGGTACACGTTGAACCGCCTCACCAACACAGTTGCTCTCCTTGCCTTAACCTTTGCACTCTTTAGCGGCAAGATGATGGATGAAACTTGGTTGCCAAAAGGGGAATTAAACCATGCCTGGTACTATGCTCATCTGATTGGTTGGGTCATCATGGTAGCGGCGATCGCCCTTCATCTGCTGATGGAATGCAAAAGTTGGGGGAGCACCGTTGTTGCTATCTATGCTGAATTGGCAGTTTCGCGATAG
- a CDS encoding FHA domain-containing protein, which produces MAIALELLSPNACGLQQTWIFESESVVRVGRASDNQIVLNSSAISEYHAMLWGDGNQWKIVNLSCNSTYLDDKPITHALLKQDAIIRLAPSGPQLRVHYLAQEAVSSQLSAISFPLVV; this is translated from the coding sequence ATGGCGATCGCACTTGAACTGCTGTCTCCCAATGCCTGTGGCTTACAGCAAACCTGGATTTTTGAATCTGAATCTGTTGTTCGAGTTGGGCGAGCATCTGACAACCAAATTGTCCTTAACAGCAGTGCGATTTCTGAATACCACGCCATGTTATGGGGGGACGGCAATCAATGGAAGATTGTGAACTTGAGTTGCAATAGCACCTATTTGGATGACAAGCCAATTACCCATGCGTTGCTGAAACAGGATGCCATTATTCGTCTGGCCCCTTCTGGTCCTCAACTTAGAGTCCATTATTTGGCACAAGAGGCTGTTAGCTCTCAACTGTCAGCGATCAGCTTTCCCCTGGTTGTTTAG